Genomic window (Elusimicrobiota bacterium):
TTGTTGTAGGCGTCGGCGAGGGCGGGGTCGGCCTCGAGGGCGGCCGTGTAGTCCTTGAGCGCCTCCTCGGGGCGTCCCAGGCGCGCGCCCAGCGCTCCGCGGGCGGCGAGGGCCGGCGCCCAGCGGGGGTTGAGGTCGAGGGCGCGGCGCAGGTCGTAGTCGATGAGACGCGCTTCGGCGCCGGTGCGCAGGCGCAGCTGCGCGCGCACGGTGTAGGCGGCGAAGGAGCCGGTGCTCGTGCGCACCGCTTCGTCGAGGTCGCGCAGGGCCTCCGCGTCCTTGCGCTGGGCCTGGAGCGCCGCCGCGCGTTTGAGGAGCGCGCGCTCCGCGAGCGGCAGGGCGTCGCGGCCGGGCAGGGAGCCCGCCGCCGCGAGCGCCATCGAGTACATCCGCACGGCCTCGACGGGCTGGGCGTTCTGCATGAAGCGGTCCCCGGCGCCGAGCGCGGGCTCGGGGCGGTCGATGCGCAGCGCGAGCAGGCGGCGCAGGTCGGCCATGCCCGCCTCGCGTTCTCCGCGGCGCAGCTGCGCCTCCGCGCGGTTGTAGTAGACCGCGTAGTCGTCCGGCGCCGCGCGTACGGCCTCGTCGAAGTCCTTGAGCGCCGAGCGCGGGTCGGTCTTCATGCGCACGGCGGCGCGGCCGAGATAGGCGCCGGCGTAGTCGGGGTTCAGGAGCAGGGACTTCGAGTAGGCGAGGATCGCGCGCTGGTCGTCGCCCTTGGCGGCGAAGATCTGCCCGAGCATGGCGTAGGGGAGGAAGAAGCGCGGATTCCCCTGCAGGGTCCGGGTGAGCTCTTCGACGGCCTTGTCCTTGTAGCCCAGCTCGAAGAGTCCCCGGGCGCGGTTGTAGCGGGCCATGAGCAGGTCCGGGGCGATCTTGAGCGCGCGGGAGAAGTCCTTGACCGAGCCCTCGAGGTCTCCGCGCAGGCGGCGCAGGCGGCCGCGCGCGAGGTAGGCGTCGGCGTATTCGGGGTCGAGCGTGAGGGCTTGCGCGACGTCGCGGTCGGCTCCGTCGGGGTCGCCGAGCAGGAGGCGGGCGCCGGCGCGGGCGACCGCGTCCTCGGGCCGCTTGAGCGCGGAGATGCGCAGCGCGCAGCGGGCGTCGGCCTCCGCGCCTGCGGCGTCCCCGAGCGCGTAGCGCGCCTGCGCGCGCGCGGCGCAGGCGACGGCGAGGTCGGGGGCTTCGGAGAGCGCCTTCGTCAGGGAGCTGAGCGCGTCGGCGACGTCGCCGCGCCGGTAGAGATCGAGGCCCTCCAGGAACCAGCGGCGCGCGTCCTTCGCTTTCTCGGCGGCCGGAGACGGCGGCGCCGCGGCGAGGGCCATGAGGAGGAACAGCAGGATTCGTTTCATGAGCGGGGCGCCCGCGCGGAACGCCTCCGTCCGCAACTATAAAGGATGCGTGTTACCATTTCTTTTCGTGTTTTCGGCCGGGCCGAAAACACGAAGGGCTCACTGCACGACGCGCACGCGCAGGCGGATGTCCTCGAGCACGGCCGCGACGGCCTCGCAGCGCTCGAGCGGGCCCTCATAGACCACGGCTTCTCCCCGGGAGTGGACCTCCCAGGAGAAGCGGCGCGCCGAGGAGAGCGAGCAGCGGATGGCCTTGATGAGCTGGCGCTCGACGTCGTCGAAGGTGTGGCATTCGCAGTTGAAGAGGACGACGCGCCAGCCGAGGCCGCGGCCCGAGACGTCCGAGGTCCCGGGGAGCTCTTCGGTGATGGACGCGCCGG
Coding sequences:
- a CDS encoding ATP-dependent Clp protease adaptor ClpS, translating into MSGPSSTGASITEELPGTSDVSGRGLGWRVVLFNCECHTFDDVERQLIKAIRCSLSSARRFSWEVHSRGEAVVYEGPLERCEAVAAVLEDIRLRVRVVQ